In Nymphalis io chromosome 11, ilAglIoxx1.1, whole genome shotgun sequence, one genomic interval encodes:
- the LOC126771979 gene encoding iron-sulfur cluster assembly 2 homolog, mitochondrial — MFLRSWKTIRSGYKYYKYFSTQTANISTNDAIVLSDSCVEKLKQLCDGNVFMRLCVESGGCSGFQYKFDLDDKLADDDKIFEKDGVKVVVDMTSLEYIKGATIDYHTELIRSAFRVVQNPNADLGCSCGASFSVKIE, encoded by the exons ATGTTTTTAAGGTCGTGGAAAACCATTAGGTCcggctataaatattataaatatttttctacccAAACGGCGAATATTTCAACTAACGACGCAATTGTTTTAAGTGATAGTTGtgtagaaaaattaaaacagttatGTGACGGTAATGTATTTATGCGACTATGTGTGGAAAGTGGAGGCTGTTCTggatttcaatataaatttgatttggaTGATAAACTTGCTGATGATGATAA AATCTTTGAAAAGGATGGTGTAAAAGTAGTTGTGGATATGACCTCACtagaatatataaaaggagCAACGATTGATTATCATACAGAACTAATTCGATCTGCTTTCAGAGTTGTTCAAAATCCAAATGCAGATCTTGGATGTTCATGTGGAGCTagtttttctgtaaaaataGAATAG
- the LOC126771974 gene encoding uncharacterized protein LOC126771974, with translation MVLSGANYLFYPTDFYDSPVSGFVKIEVFKNITFNTIFFKVCKACEESMASIPPSAFSAGRIRETQRDMKVSNIKKGVEPQKYFHTKLMELTPLKYNSKLMNSIWGFYNRYSPHNVKKINDALPFNADLQQSAVNSPNKNETTITLPKAKLDNVWASFNTSQSH, from the exons ATGGTGCTGTCTGGCGCTAATTATTTGTTCTATCCCACCGATTTCTATGATAGCCCTGTTTCAGGCTTTGTAAAGATTGaagtctttaaaaatataacatttaatacgaTTTTCTTTAAAGTGTGTAAAG CGTGTGAAGAAAGTATGGCTTCAATTCCTCCATCAGCGTTTTCTGCTGGTCGGATTCGTGAAACCCAGCGTGATATGAAAGTTTCTAATATAAAGAAAGGAGTGGAACCGCAAAAATACTTTCACACTAAAC TTATGGAGCTCACCCCTTTAAAGTACAATAGCAAATTGATGAATAGCATCTGGGGCTTCTACAATCGCTACTCTCCTCATAATGTGAAGAAAATCAACGATGCTTTGCCTTTTAATGCGGACTTGCAGCA ATCTGCTGTCAATTCCCCTAATAAGAATGAAACTACGATCACCTTGCCAAAAGCCAAGCTTGATAACGTCTGGGCGTCTTTCAATACATCACAGTCTCACtga